CACCTCCTACCAAATGGCTTGTGCCACAACTTTGGGAGCTGTACTTGCTGGTGATACACTCCAAAAGCCAGAGGGTTTTCCTGAGTCGGCTCAGTTTAGTGATGAATTTGGGCAACGAGCGATCGCCGCTGCCCGCACTTACAAGCGTCGTGAGGTTGCTAGATCCCACATTCCCCAAGGCACAACCCGCCAGGACTTTAAATACTCCACAGAGCGCAAGCGGGTGCTAAATACCAAACGAGTTGTGACAAAAGAAGACAATGTGAAACAACACGCTTATACCCATAAAGTCCTTTAGAGCTAGCTACAGATTAGACAAAATGTTGAAACTTTATGGTGGTGCGCTTAGCCGTGCCTCAATTGTCCAGTGGTATTTAGAGGAACTGCAAGTCCCCTACGAATTTGTCATGTTAGATATGCAGGCTGGTGAACACAGACAGCCTGAATTTATGGCAATTAATCCGATGGGCAAAGTCCCAGCAATTGTGGATGGGGATTTCCAGCTCTGGGAGTCTGGGGCAATTTTACTATATCTCGCCGAGAAGTATGGCAAAGACCCCTTGTCTCTAGAGCAACGCGCTATTTTGACTCAATGGGTTTTGTTTGGCAATGCTACGCTCGGTCCAGCAATTTTTGTGAAAGAGAATCTGGAGCGTGAAGCGCCTGGGTTGTTGACTGCAATTAATCAAATTCTAGCGCGGCAACCTTTCTTGCTAGGCGATCAGTTCTGTGTAGCTGATGTGGCAGTGGGGTCTTTCTTGGCTTACATTCCCATCATGCAGAAGCTAGACGTGAGTGCGTATCCAGATGTCGTGAATGAAACTAAGCAAGTGATGAGTAAGATAGACCTGAACACTTACCCAGCTGTCTTGAACTACATCAAGCAGCTGTCTGCGCGACCAGCTTTCCAGAACAGCATCGGGTCACGCTACAAGGTCTAAAGCTAAAAATTAGGACAGGCATCGTGCCTGTCCTAAAAATCCATTTAAATTATTTTATTAATCAACTGGCTTATCTAAAACCGATAGCTGCTTGCCAAACGAAAGCCAGCAGCAAGAAAAAGAGTGGAATCAGGGGGAGAACGTCTACTAAGGGGTCAAGGATTGAATATGCTTCCGGCAGTTTTGCTAACAACAGTGCGGCTTCCATGTTTAACTTTACCTTCCTAAAACAGCTTTCAGAATTGACAAGTATCTTAACATGGTTTGTAACACTAGAAATCAGTTGGTTGGTAGGGTTGGGTGAGCCTTTGAGTATTTTGCGACTATTTGGGAAATCTCTGGATTGTAAAGCCGCAAATAGTTCCAATAGTTGCCAAACACTTGCCTAACATAACCTTTGGTTTCCTCAAACGGAATCGCTTCGACAAACTCATCTGGATCGCTCTTATTCAACTGCCTCAGCCATTTCGCTACATTTCCAGGACCAGCATTGTAACTAGCGATCGCTAACAGAGAGTGATTGTTGTACTCTTGGTGGGTGTGATCTAGATACCAAGTACCCAGCTGAATGTTGTCGTTAGGATTTTCCTTGTTGTATTGCTGCAAATTGATTTTTTCAGCTATCCATTTACCTGTACTGGGCATCACCTGCATTAAGCCAACGGCACCAGCCACAGAACGAATCTCTGGCTCAAACCGAGACTCTTGCCGAATGAGAGCAGTCACAAGTAGGGGATTGAGCTGGCGCTGTTGTGACCAAGCTTCAATCTCCTGCAGAAAGGGAAACGGATAACGAGCTTGCCAGTAGCTCAATTGTTGGTTGAGAGCTTGATACTCGGCTTTCTCTGCTGGTGTTTCTCGGTCTTCCAAAGTAGAAATTTTCGCAATTCCTACT
This window of the Chroococcidiopsis sp. CCMEE 29 genome carries:
- a CDS encoding glutathione S-transferase family protein: MLKLYGGALSRASIVQWYLEELQVPYEFVMLDMQAGEHRQPEFMAINPMGKVPAIVDGDFQLWESGAILLYLAEKYGKDPLSLEQRAILTQWVLFGNATLGPAIFVKENLEREAPGLLTAINQILARQPFLLGDQFCVADVAVGSFLAYIPIMQKLDVSAYPDVVNETKQVMSKIDLNTYPAVLNYIKQLSARPAFQNSIGSRYKV
- a CDS encoding photosystem II reaction center protein K, whose protein sequence is MEAALLLAKLPEAYSILDPLVDVLPLIPLFFLLLAFVWQAAIGFR